The genomic window TATAAAATAAATTAATTAACCTTATTTATAAGTTATTATCCTGCTCTATATAATGATAGTTTAATTATATTATCGCTATTTATTCCATTGGATATTAATAATATTTTATTGCGATACACCTTGATACAATCACTCTAAACCCTTAAATAGAACGGTTATAATTAGTTGTTTATACTTATTCAAAATATACCATTATCTTATTTCAACTCAAAAAAAAGTCAATTTATTTCAAATTAATTATGAGAAATTTCTATCTTTTATAATTTGCATGTGCTATAGTATTAATAATTTTAATAAGAGACTAACGTCTTTTATTAAATTTAAATTAGAAAGCAAGGGGAGTGTTATGTCAGTTAAAAATATTGTTAGTCAGTTCGTGATGGTTGCTTTATGTTTGTTATCGTTGGCTATTGGGACAGATGGATTCAATTTAACCGGCTTGAACTCACTCATTTTCTGGCAATCACGCTTTCCCAGAACCCTTAGCATTGTCTTAGTCGGTAGTAGTATGAGTTTGGCAGGCTTGTTGATGCAAAGTATTTCTAATAATAAGTTTGCTGGTCCTTCAACCGTTGGAACTATTGAAGCCGCCAAGCTAGGTCTTATCCTATGTCTGATCACACCGGGAATTACGAATGGGAATAAAATTTTCTTCTCCTTCTTGAGTGCGGCCGTTTTCACCCTAGGGTTTATTACTTTACTTAGGCAAATCCATATTAAGAAAGATTGGATGGTACCTCTTTTTGGTATTATTTACGGTCAATTGCTTAATGGACTCGGGCAAGCAATCGCCTACCGCTTCCAATTGACTCAAAATATTCAATCTTGGGTGCAAGGGTCCTTTGCCATGATTCAAGTTGGACGATATGAATGGTTATTTTTGAATATTATTACGATCTTCATCAGTTACTTACTGATTCACCGATTATCCATCGTGAAATTAGGAGAGGATTTCTCTACCAACTTGGGTATTAACTACCAAGCCACTTGGCTCATTATTATTATGTGTGTCTCATTGACGACAGCAGTCAATGTCATGGTTGTCGGAACACTTCCTTTCATAGGAGTGATTATCCCTAATATATTAAGAATTCAATCTGGCGATCTCTTAGCCCACTCCATGTCAGCCGTTATGATCTATGGGGCTGACTCACGCTTCGGATTGATATACCAAGTACTTGGATTCCAGCCGATTGAAGACTTCGTCATCGAAGACCAATGTCATGGGCAATCGGTTAGCTTTGAAGGGATCTTAGACTTGAACCCAGACCGTATCTTCGTCATTGACCGTACCCAAGCCATTGGTTCTGGCAACTCAGCCAATGCGGACTTAGTGGAGAATGCCCTAATCAAAGAGACCAAGGCTTATCAAAATGATCAGATTCACTTCTTATCATCTCAATTATGGTATGTTTCTGGGTCAGGATTAGAATCCACCCACTTACAAATCCAAGAAATTGCAAACTTGATGCAACCTTAATTTAATAAAAAGAAATCATATTACTGGAGGTAGACATGACAACACTAGACATTAGAAACTTACACGTATCCATTGAAGACAAAGAAATACTAAAAGGTGTGAATTTAACGATTAACACCAACGAGATCCACGCCATTATGGGACCGAACGGAACCGGAAAATCTACTTTAGCCGCTGCCATTATGGGGAACCCTGCTTATGAGGTCACTGAAGGAGAAATCTATATTGACGGGGAAAACGTCCTGGAGATGGAAGTGGATGAACGAGCTCGCGCTGGCCTCTTCCTGGCTGTACAATATCCTAGCGAGATCCCCGGGGTAACCAATGCCCAATTCATGAAGGCGGCCATTAATTCACGCCGTGCCGAAGATGATAAGATCAACGTCATGGAATTTATTAAAAAATTGGACGAGAAGATGGCCATCTTAGATATGCCCGAGGCCATGGCTGAACGTTACTTGAACGAGGGCTTCTCAGGGGGCGAGAAGAAGCGGAATGAGATTCTTCAATTAATGATGATTGAACCCACCTTCGCCATCTTAGATGAGATTGATTCAGGCTTAGATATTGATGCCTTAAAAGTTGTCTCCCGCGGAGTCAACGCTATGCGTGGTGATAACTTTGGTGCCTTAATTATTACCCACTACCAACGACTATTAAATTACATTACACCGGACTATATTCATATTGTCATTGATGGAAAAGTCGTTAAGTCGGGTGGTCCAGAATTAGCACATCGTCTTGAAGCGGAAGGCTACAAAGGGATTATTGAAGAATTAGGCTTAGACTTTGA from Aerococcaceae bacterium DSM 111021 includes these protein-coding regions:
- the sufC gene encoding Fe-S cluster assembly ATPase SufC; this translates as MTTLDIRNLHVSIEDKEILKGVNLTINTNEIHAIMGPNGTGKSTLAAAIMGNPAYEVTEGEIYIDGENVLEMEVDERARAGLFLAVQYPSEIPGVTNAQFMKAAINSRRAEDDKINVMEFIKKLDEKMAILDMPEAMAERYLNEGFSGGEKKRNEILQLMMIEPTFAILDEIDSGLDIDALKVVSRGVNAMRGDNFGALIITHYQRLLNYITPDYIHIVIDGKVVKSGGPELAHRLEAEGYKGIIEELGLDFEVEE
- a CDS encoding iron chelate uptake ABC transporter family permease subunit; this encodes MSVKNIVSQFVMVALCLLSLAIGTDGFNLTGLNSLIFWQSRFPRTLSIVLVGSSMSLAGLLMQSISNNKFAGPSTVGTIEAAKLGLILCLITPGITNGNKIFFSFLSAAVFTLGFITLLRQIHIKKDWMVPLFGIIYGQLLNGLGQAIAYRFQLTQNIQSWVQGSFAMIQVGRYEWLFLNIITIFISYLLIHRLSIVKLGEDFSTNLGINYQATWLIIIMCVSLTTAVNVMVVGTLPFIGVIIPNILRIQSGDLLAHSMSAVMIYGADSRFGLIYQVLGFQPIEDFVIEDQCHGQSVSFEGILDLNPDRIFVIDRTQAIGSGNSANADLVENALIKETKAYQNDQIHFLSSQLWYVSGSGLESTHLQIQEIANLMQP